In Candidatus Protochlamydia phocaeensis, a single genomic region encodes these proteins:
- a CDS encoding DUF1328 domain-containing protein, with protein MLRWAIAFFIIAIIAAVFGFGGIAATASGIAQILFYIFLVLFLVALLFGFLGGRTPPPPL; from the coding sequence ATGTTACGCTGGGCGATAGCCTTTTTTATCATTGCTATCATTGCCGCCGTTTTCGGCTTTGGTGGAATTGCTGCAACCGCAAGTGGAATCGCGCAAATTTTATTTTACATCTTCTTAGTCCTGTTCTTAGTCGCGCTCTTATTCGGATTCTTAGGTGGCCGTACTCCTCCTCCCCCACTTTGA
- a CDS encoding CDP-alcohol phosphatidyltransferase family protein — protein sequence MDTKKLKKIYLLPNVITAFGLSCGLFVIFKMNMTEVGEVTPQILTAVTGILLMAAFADVLDGAVARAIKAESEFGGVFDSLADAISFGVAPSVIILKSLSVLPGTQLSFFVTMAAMVFSLCGVLRLVRFNVTALEARSNAELAQAHKKHFTGLPIPAAAAAAVSLNLFLFSEDFQSIFHLSNLIQSWVLSIALIMLGYCMVSRWKFPSIKSLEIRVSSFRVVFLTVLAAVLIFYGILHYFALVFLALSWGYVLVAWILSIIRVLAGRRSKTLEEFEPEPDELEDSEEENLL from the coding sequence ATGGATACAAAAAAGTTAAAAAAAATTTATCTTCTACCCAATGTCATTACGGCTTTCGGGCTCTCTTGCGGGCTGTTTGTCATTTTTAAAATGAATATGACAGAGGTGGGGGAAGTGACGCCGCAGATTTTAACAGCCGTAACAGGCATTTTGCTTATGGCGGCATTTGCGGATGTATTAGATGGAGCTGTTGCAAGAGCGATCAAAGCAGAAAGCGAGTTTGGAGGAGTGTTTGATTCTTTGGCAGATGCCATTTCATTTGGAGTGGCTCCTTCAGTGATCATTTTAAAAAGCTTGTCCGTCCTTCCCGGTACGCAGTTATCTTTTTTTGTCACCATGGCAGCCATGGTTTTCTCCTTATGCGGCGTTTTGAGGCTTGTCAGATTTAATGTGACGGCATTGGAGGCCAGAAGCAATGCCGAGCTTGCGCAGGCGCATAAAAAGCATTTTACTGGCCTGCCTATTCCAGCAGCAGCAGCAGCAGCAGTTTCTTTGAATCTCTTTCTTTTTTCGGAAGATTTTCAATCCATTTTCCATTTATCTAATCTAATTCAAAGCTGGGTTTTATCGATCGCCCTTATTATGCTCGGCTACTGTATGGTGAGCCGCTGGAAATTCCCGAGCATTAAAAGCCTGGAAATCCGCGTGTCTTCTTTTCGAGTGGTTTTCCTAACAGTACTAGCAGCTGTTTTAATCTTTTATGGCATTCTTCATTACTTCGCTTTGGTTTTTCTGGCTTTGTCCTGGGGATATGTTCTTGTGGCATGGATTTTATCCATTATTCGCGTGTTGGCCGGAAGGAGATCGAAAACCTTAGAAGAGTTTGAACCCGAGCCAGACGAATTAGAAGACAGCGAAGAAGAAAATCTCTTATAA
- a CDS encoding insulinase family protein, with amino-acid sequence MVAKSSRLHTVGQTYHQFKLVNVVEIPELQCLLRELIHEPSGARIMHIGNEDPENLFCLSFQTLPYNSNGVAHILEHTVLCGSKKFPVKDPFFAMNRRSLNTFMNALTGADFTCYPAATQVHKDFYNLLEVYLDAVFHPNLNELSFLQEGHRLEFAHPSDPSTPLEYKGIVYNEMKGALSSPGARLAEAITETLFPSVTYGVNSGGDPKVIPELTYEELKDFYHTFYHPSRCLFFFYGNMPLEGHLDFIAEQTLNQTAAAPSLPPIPLQPRFKEPVYRELTYPIAPEEDLVDKTLIAFGWLTCHILEQEEVLALNILEIILMDTDASPLKMALLKSGWCKQANSFIDIELNEVPWGITLKGCNPDKANELEEVIKRTLKDICHSGIPIQMIENAIHQLEFHRSEITGDHAPFGLSLFMRSALLKQHGADPAQGLKIHSLFDKLRKRTLADPHYFSGLIQKHLLDNPHFIRIIMQPDKSLGAKEAQEEKEKLEAVKASLSSEQAQAIVKKAAQLASFQKQQEEEDVEVLPKVSLQDIPPRARDYPLVQEKMGELTLFHHSVFTNDIVYADLVFDLPDLPEEDLPYLRLLTIVLTQVGCNGRSYTENLDFIQGNTGGIGAGISLNLQARNPHHFSPTFHLRGKALHRKASKLFPLMHDVISSARIDELKRFKEILFKHFTGMESRLNQSALKYAINLSASALNIASKVANDLYGLNYYWKIRDIVKDFDKQGPYALSKIQELQEQVTCLENPHLVLSCDSATYDELKGHGFYGLAHMETKPFKRWEGRYSLSPLPSQGRLIASPVAFIGKVFPTVSYTHPDAPALNIAAFLFDNLTLHTRIREQGGAYGGGAVSNPMSGNFYFYSYRDPNVAATFKAFQEAVNAILKGDFDDSDLEEAKFEMIQALDSPISPGSQAELAYGWWREGRTFEVRQAFRNKLLALTREEIIEAVKRIIVPEIDKGTTVVFAGKELLEKANQDLQAEGQSPLLIEGI; translated from the coding sequence ATGGTAGCAAAGTCCTCTCGTCTTCACACTGTCGGTCAGACTTATCATCAATTTAAGCTGGTCAACGTCGTAGAAATTCCCGAACTCCAATGCTTACTTCGCGAACTTATCCACGAGCCTAGCGGAGCGCGGATCATGCATATCGGCAATGAAGATCCTGAAAATTTATTCTGCCTATCGTTTCAAACGCTGCCTTACAACTCAAATGGCGTCGCTCACATTTTAGAGCATACTGTCCTATGCGGTTCTAAAAAATTCCCTGTCAAGGATCCTTTCTTTGCCATGAACAGGCGCAGCCTGAACACTTTTATGAACGCTTTGACAGGTGCGGATTTTACCTGCTATCCGGCTGCCACGCAAGTTCATAAAGACTTCTATAACTTATTGGAAGTCTATTTAGACGCTGTTTTTCATCCCAATTTGAATGAATTGAGCTTTCTGCAAGAAGGGCACCGCTTAGAATTTGCCCATCCTTCCGATCCTAGCACACCTCTCGAGTATAAAGGCATTGTTTACAATGAGATGAAAGGCGCGTTGTCTTCGCCCGGCGCTCGATTGGCAGAGGCGATTACAGAAACACTATTTCCTTCCGTCACTTATGGCGTCAACTCCGGAGGCGACCCTAAAGTGATTCCGGAATTGACTTACGAAGAACTGAAAGATTTTTACCATACTTTTTATCATCCCAGCCGCTGCTTATTTTTCTTCTATGGCAACATGCCATTAGAGGGCCATTTAGATTTTATCGCGGAACAGACTCTCAATCAAACAGCTGCAGCGCCCTCTTTACCCCCCATTCCCTTGCAACCTCGCTTTAAAGAACCTGTCTATCGCGAACTCACTTATCCGATTGCTCCAGAAGAAGATCTCGTTGATAAAACGTTGATTGCTTTTGGTTGGCTAACTTGCCATATCTTAGAGCAGGAAGAGGTTTTAGCCCTCAATATTTTAGAAATTATTTTAATGGATACGGATGCCTCTCCTCTTAAAATGGCCCTTCTCAAATCGGGCTGGTGTAAACAGGCAAACTCGTTTATTGATATTGAACTCAATGAAGTTCCGTGGGGAATTACTTTAAAGGGATGCAATCCCGATAAAGCCAATGAACTGGAAGAGGTAATCAAGCGTACCTTAAAAGACATCTGCCACTCCGGCATTCCCATTCAAATGATTGAAAACGCCATCCATCAATTGGAATTTCATCGAAGCGAAATTACGGGAGACCACGCGCCTTTTGGGCTCTCTTTATTTATGCGCTCAGCCTTGCTCAAACAACATGGAGCAGACCCTGCTCAAGGCCTCAAAATCCATTCTTTATTTGATAAACTGCGCAAGCGCACGCTAGCTGATCCGCATTACTTCAGCGGTTTGATTCAAAAGCATCTCTTAGATAATCCTCACTTCATCCGCATTATCATGCAGCCGGATAAAAGCTTGGGTGCCAAAGAAGCGCAAGAAGAAAAGGAGAAATTGGAAGCCGTTAAGGCGTCTCTTTCTTCAGAACAAGCTCAAGCGATTGTAAAAAAGGCAGCCCAATTAGCTTCGTTTCAAAAACAGCAGGAAGAAGAAGATGTCGAGGTCCTTCCGAAGGTATCTCTTCAAGATATCCCTCCACGGGCCAGAGATTACCCTTTAGTCCAAGAAAAAATGGGCGAATTGACTCTTTTTCACCATAGCGTCTTCACTAATGATATCGTCTATGCCGATCTTGTCTTTGACCTGCCGGACCTACCGGAAGAGGATCTCCCCTATTTACGCCTTCTGACGATTGTCTTAACACAAGTGGGATGCAATGGACGTTCTTATACCGAGAATTTAGACTTTATTCAAGGCAATACAGGAGGAATTGGAGCCGGAATCAGCTTGAATTTGCAAGCCAGAAATCCCCATCATTTCTCCCCTACCTTCCATTTGCGGGGAAAAGCTTTGCACCGCAAGGCTTCCAAGCTTTTTCCTTTAATGCATGATGTCATTTCCAGCGCACGCATAGATGAACTCAAACGATTTAAAGAGATCTTGTTCAAGCACTTTACCGGGATGGAAAGCCGCTTGAATCAGAGTGCGCTCAAATATGCCATCAATTTATCAGCCAGCGCCCTCAATATTGCATCCAAGGTCGCTAATGATCTATATGGATTGAACTATTACTGGAAAATACGCGATATCGTAAAGGACTTCGATAAGCAAGGCCCTTATGCCCTCTCCAAAATACAAGAATTGCAAGAGCAAGTCACTTGCCTCGAGAATCCCCACTTGGTGCTAAGCTGTGACAGCGCCACTTATGATGAATTAAAAGGCCATGGATTTTATGGGCTGGCACATATGGAAACCAAACCTTTTAAGCGATGGGAAGGCCGCTATTCGCTCTCGCCGCTTCCTTCTCAAGGACGCCTTATTGCTTCGCCGGTAGCCTTTATTGGAAAAGTTTTTCCAACCGTTTCCTATACTCATCCTGATGCCCCAGCTCTAAACATTGCAGCCTTCTTATTCGACAATCTCACTCTCCATACACGCATTCGAGAACAAGGGGGAGCTTATGGAGGCGGAGCTGTCAGCAATCCCATGTCAGGCAATTTCTATTTTTATTCTTATCGCGATCCCAACGTAGCTGCCACATTTAAGGCTTTTCAAGAAGCCGTCAATGCTATTTTAAAAGGCGATTTTGACGATTCCGATCTAGAAGAAGCCAAATTCGAAATGATTCAAGCGCTTGACTCTCCCATCTCTCCAGGCAGCCAAGCAGAGCTGGCTTATGGCTGGTGGCGCGAAGGCCGGACGTTTGAAGTCCGCCAGGCTTTCCGCAATAAGCTCCTTGCTTTAACGCGCGAAGAAATCATAGAAGCCGTCAAACGCATTATTGTACCTGAAATTGACAAAGGAACGACGGTAGTGTTTGCGGGAAAAGAGCTATTGGAAAAAGCCAATCAAGATCTGCAAGCCGAGGGCCAGTCTCCTCTGTTAATTGAAGGAATCTAA
- a CDS encoding dipeptidase has translation MLPIADLHCDLLSYLESQPGRTPHQPVARCSVPQLRAGGVKWQTMAIFTETEPSSVKKGMQQADIYRRLPVDYPKDFVHLPFPLQELQSEQIGIFPAFENASGFCSEQEPLEQGLARLRRVIRDIGKPLYVSLTWNSENRFGGGALTRTGLREDGKRLLEALHEHRIAVDLSHASDALAYDILDYMENKALHMPVLASHSNARAIAAVPRNLPDEIAREIFRRRGVIGLNLYHPFIGNGDEHILYHLAHWLEIGGEKHICVGADFFYEADMPFIQRQGIKKLFFDSYQDASCYPRLLAFIQSEMKLREEVLKGLASQNFLHFAKASG, from the coding sequence ATGCTTCCTATTGCAGATCTGCACTGTGATCTTCTTTCTTACTTAGAAAGCCAGCCTGGCCGTACGCCTCATCAGCCTGTTGCCCGCTGTTCTGTACCCCAGTTAAGGGCGGGAGGGGTAAAATGGCAGACAATGGCTATTTTTACAGAAACGGAACCTTCCTCTGTTAAGAAAGGAATGCAGCAAGCGGATATCTATCGGCGTTTGCCTGTCGATTATCCAAAAGATTTTGTGCATTTGCCTTTTCCGCTCCAAGAACTCCAGTCCGAACAAATCGGGATTTTTCCGGCTTTTGAAAACGCCTCGGGATTTTGTAGCGAACAAGAACCGCTTGAGCAGGGGCTTGCTCGTTTGAGACGCGTGATCCGCGATATTGGCAAGCCCTTATATGTGAGTTTGACCTGGAATAGCGAAAATCGTTTTGGCGGAGGCGCCTTAACCCGTACAGGATTGCGAGAAGATGGCAAACGCTTATTGGAGGCTCTTCATGAGCATCGCATTGCTGTGGATTTGAGCCATGCCTCCGATGCGTTAGCGTATGACATTTTAGATTATATGGAAAATAAAGCCTTGCACATGCCCGTCCTAGCGAGCCATTCCAATGCACGTGCCATCGCTGCAGTTCCGCGCAATTTACCGGATGAAATTGCCCGCGAAATCTTTCGACGCCGAGGCGTAATAGGCCTTAATCTTTATCATCCTTTTATTGGGAATGGAGACGAGCATATTCTTTACCATTTAGCCCATTGGTTAGAAATAGGAGGGGAAAAGCACATTTGTGTGGGAGCCGATTTCTTCTATGAGGCCGATATGCCTTTTATCCAGCGTCAAGGAATAAAAAAGCTCTTTTTTGATTCCTATCAAGACGCCTCTTGCTATCCGCGCCTACTAGCATTCATCCAATCGGAAATGAAGTTAAGAGAAGAGGTCTTAAAAGGCTTAGCTTCTCAGAATTTTTTACATTTTGCTAAAGCAAGCGGTTGA
- a CDS encoding FAD-binding oxidoreductase codes for MNLKTSSNQSLYLLGDAGAISPVFKRYRRLMEAFADQGAFISLEENSEWLACYEQDSQPIHARLPLLAFRPASCSVISPFVKACAQAGIPLKVRCGGTSLNGSSVSAPEGILILTNHLKQILFYDKETGCVQAEPGVTPRQLNLAIEEDGWSFPLEIATGGVAGLAGCLSCSARNAYRGQRAISQSIRSATLIDGQGEQIEVPSPLICGAEGLFGIIIKMELLLTHKPAKRLHLICRIDWENLFAHFSRLRKYQALTGIIWQENAFKMIIEGDAWRVQQTAESLLNLFGSQIELEGGRPLPFSFPQSLPPAFIYLSSAMSSAHLPEGIEIFKRYAQDNELSCQLWSDVLSGVLYMSISSNEETYAFAKKLERLLVQWVDWLDRMQGGMISAYGIGKLMQPYLTPFWEEESLRFLKGLQRAFDPFELFVKDHVFPVAGKSLEKVLYGQME; via the coding sequence ATGAATTTGAAGACAAGCTCTAATCAATCCCTCTATCTATTAGGCGATGCAGGGGCCATTTCTCCCGTTTTTAAACGCTATCGCCGGCTGATGGAAGCCTTTGCCGATCAGGGCGCCTTTATTTCTTTAGAGGAAAATTCCGAGTGGTTGGCCTGCTATGAGCAAGATAGCCAGCCTATTCATGCCCGTTTACCTTTACTTGCCTTTCGCCCTGCCTCTTGTTCTGTAATTTCTCCTTTCGTAAAGGCTTGCGCCCAAGCCGGCATCCCCTTAAAAGTGCGCTGTGGAGGGACATCCTTGAATGGTTCTTCCGTTTCAGCTCCTGAAGGGATTCTTATTTTAACCAATCATCTCAAACAAATCCTGTTTTACGACAAAGAAACGGGATGCGTGCAAGCGGAACCCGGGGTTACCCCTCGCCAGCTCAATTTGGCTATTGAAGAGGATGGATGGTCTTTTCCTTTAGAAATAGCGACAGGAGGAGTAGCCGGATTGGCCGGCTGTCTAAGTTGCAGCGCAAGAAATGCCTATCGAGGACAGCGGGCAATCTCTCAATCCATTCGCTCCGCCACGCTTATTGATGGACAGGGAGAGCAAATAGAGGTGCCTTCACCGCTGATATGCGGAGCCGAGGGACTGTTTGGCATTATCATAAAAATGGAACTGCTCTTAACGCATAAGCCTGCCAAACGCCTTCACTTGATTTGCCGGATCGATTGGGAAAACTTATTTGCTCATTTTTCTCGCCTGCGCAAATATCAAGCTTTGACAGGAATCATTTGGCAAGAGAATGCATTTAAGATGATCATTGAAGGGGATGCTTGGCGCGTACAGCAGACTGCAGAATCCCTTTTAAACCTATTTGGATCTCAGATAGAACTAGAAGGCGGCCGTCCCTTACCTTTTTCCTTTCCCCAATCCCTTCCTCCCGCCTTTATTTATTTGAGCAGCGCCATGTCTTCGGCTCACCTTCCTGAGGGAATAGAAATTTTTAAGCGCTATGCGCAGGACAACGAGCTTAGCTGCCAACTTTGGAGCGATGTCTTGTCCGGCGTCCTTTATATGTCTATTTCATCAAATGAAGAAACGTATGCCTTTGCCAAAAAATTGGAAAGATTACTTGTGCAGTGGGTCGATTGGCTTGATCGCATGCAGGGTGGAATGATAAGCGCTTATGGGATTGGAAAATTGATGCAACCGTATTTGACGCCTTTTTGGGAAGAAGAATCGTTGCGTTTTTTGAAGGGGTTGCAGCGGGCTTTCGATCCATTTGAACTATTTGTAAAAGACCATGTTTTTCCGGTCGCCGGGAAAAGTTTGGAGAAGGTGCTTTATGGGCAGATGGAATGA
- a CDS encoding M48 family metallopeptidase, with protein MFTNLFFILLVLALINFASDLGPSIWIVSPEQAFLWGMAVYLCLLGLLYVQAKWIAKVSSLRLQAFFSCLANVELVIFLGVYHLVLGAQRLLVKGLFSDFQTPVAAFSLFLYLFGLGWAYLCNAHVVQRYSIHASLRQTGNHLLFLLPFCIPFLLFSFIFDLLDHMPFWHQWMLPSDSLSHLLFLIGISLILLVICLALMPFLIVRCWKCKPLKSQPLTTRLEAVCQSLGFKYAGMCTWSILRHSFTAGIIGIFSFSRYIMFTPLLLSHFKQEEIEAILIHEIGHNHYKHLLIYPFILMGMMLVSAALLLPLENFLSPYLTAPSLLISLENGQILLIVTLFVCYALLLGTYFRLVFGFFSRLFERQADLYIFNTTLSPHYMIQALDHIGVVTGNTHDHPSWHHFSIQERINFLHSALSSPHLIAAHHRKVKCWVWAYFLALALGSFSLFYFA; from the coding sequence TTGTTTACCAATCTTTTTTTTATCTTATTAGTCTTAGCCTTAATTAATTTTGCCTCGGACTTGGGCCCGTCCATATGGATAGTCTCACCCGAACAAGCGTTTTTGTGGGGAATGGCTGTCTATCTCTGTCTGCTTGGCCTCCTATATGTGCAAGCCAAGTGGATTGCAAAAGTCTCTTCTTTACGCCTGCAAGCTTTCTTTTCCTGCCTAGCGAATGTTGAACTGGTCATTTTCTTGGGAGTTTATCATTTAGTGTTAGGCGCTCAACGCCTGCTCGTCAAAGGCCTTTTCTCTGATTTTCAAACGCCGGTTGCCGCTTTTTCTCTTTTTCTTTACTTATTCGGTTTGGGTTGGGCCTATCTGTGCAACGCGCATGTTGTTCAGCGCTATTCGATCCACGCCTCTCTACGTCAAACAGGGAATCACTTGCTGTTTCTTCTTCCTTTCTGCATTCCCTTTCTCCTATTCAGTTTTATTTTTGATTTATTGGACCACATGCCTTTTTGGCATCAATGGATGCTTCCGTCGGATTCCCTTTCCCATCTGCTATTCTTAATAGGAATCAGTCTGATCCTTTTGGTGATTTGCTTGGCATTGATGCCTTTCCTCATCGTCCGTTGCTGGAAATGCAAACCGCTTAAATCCCAACCGCTGACTACCCGTTTGGAAGCTGTTTGCCAGTCCCTTGGCTTTAAGTATGCCGGCATGTGCACCTGGTCCATCCTTCGGCATAGCTTTACGGCGGGCATCATTGGCATTTTTTCCTTTTCTCGCTACATCATGTTTACGCCTCTTCTTTTGTCTCATTTTAAACAAGAAGAGATTGAAGCCATTTTAATTCATGAAATTGGACATAATCACTACAAACACTTGCTAATTTATCCCTTCATTTTGATGGGGATGATGCTTGTCAGTGCCGCGTTGCTCCTTCCCCTGGAAAATTTTTTATCTCCTTACTTGACTGCCCCTTCGCTTCTTATTTCTTTGGAGAACGGACAAATCCTTTTAATCGTCACTTTATTTGTCTGCTACGCGCTTTTATTGGGGACTTATTTCCGCCTTGTCTTTGGTTTTTTCTCCCGCTTATTCGAAAGGCAGGCAGATCTTTATATTTTTAATACAACGCTTTCTCCCCATTACATGATCCAGGCTCTCGACCATATAGGAGTTGTGACCGGTAACACGCATGATCATCCCAGCTGGCATCATTTTAGCATTCAAGAGCGCATCAATTTCCTCCATTCAGCCCTATCCTCTCCCCACTTGATCGCAGCACACCATCGCAAGGTCAAATGCTGGGTATGGGCCTATTTCCTTGCTCTTGCACTGGGAAGCTTTTCTCTCTTCTATTTTGCTTGA
- a CDS encoding GNAT family N-acetyltransferase, whose amino-acid sequence MINIYASNILPSHLSFSDKSRAVFSDKAKKKSILYAIRFPKLAIANFHEEKIRTQKKIASHLKSKVKKRKASKPSSLRLKKIAKPLPTKGSLLDNPRLIALKNSSFFHRKQARFERKLSIQRTKQMKMQKLFRSARNQYSPSELTFTLMAPSWKNVEKVKTFSSPQLNYLASHFYSLFCQKHAYYDCHFNPLPEFVKTDHLAMKTVILPAFFNRGVAFCFPRPSESEKIITSFYVHDFAFNKREKLARLISQQGILKTAHSDHQLIVLYNTSTTPLGVIHFKIKEAASRSFCYIYSLKVAEEDEENPQYRQKGYGSLLLSYAIKVAQDNNCSSIKLKSSEEALGFYFKFGFMADSAELESYDEWMDKDESEKLSLAEDQDHELILELNEDQVQTQIEDCLEKAVSSF is encoded by the coding sequence ATGATTAATATATACGCTTCCAATATCTTGCCTTCTCATTTGTCCTTTTCAGATAAGTCTCGGGCTGTTTTCTCTGATAAAGCCAAGAAAAAATCTATTCTGTACGCTATTCGATTCCCAAAGCTTGCCATTGCTAATTTTCATGAAGAGAAAATTAGGACGCAGAAAAAAATCGCATCCCACTTAAAAAGCAAAGTAAAAAAGAGAAAAGCAAGCAAGCCATCCTCTCTTAGACTTAAAAAAATCGCCAAGCCTTTACCTACAAAAGGTTCTCTGCTTGATAATCCCCGCTTAATCGCGCTAAAAAATTCTTCTTTTTTCCATAGAAAACAAGCGCGGTTTGAAAGGAAACTCTCTATTCAGCGGACTAAGCAAATGAAAATGCAAAAGCTTTTTCGTTCGGCAAGAAATCAATATAGTCCCTCAGAGTTAACGTTTACTTTGATGGCGCCTTCTTGGAAGAACGTGGAAAAGGTAAAGACTTTTTCTTCTCCTCAATTAAATTATCTGGCTTCTCATTTCTATTCTCTATTCTGTCAAAAACACGCTTACTATGATTGCCATTTTAATCCGCTCCCTGAATTCGTTAAAACCGATCACTTGGCCATGAAAACAGTCATTTTGCCGGCTTTTTTTAATAGAGGAGTGGCATTTTGTTTTCCGCGCCCTTCCGAATCAGAAAAAATTATCACTTCTTTCTATGTGCACGATTTTGCATTTAATAAGCGCGAGAAGTTAGCTAGATTGATTAGTCAGCAAGGAATTTTAAAGACCGCTCATAGTGACCATCAGCTTATTGTCTTGTACAATACAAGCACAACTCCTCTGGGAGTCATTCACTTTAAAATAAAAGAGGCTGCTTCACGCAGCTTCTGCTATATTTATTCTCTTAAAGTAGCTGAAGAAGACGAGGAAAATCCCCAGTATCGCCAAAAGGGCTATGGCTCGCTGCTGCTTTCTTATGCCATTAAAGTGGCTCAAGACAATAATTGCTCGTCTATTAAACTTAAATCTAGTGAGGAAGCATTAGGATTTTATTTTAAATTTGGTTTTATGGCTGATTCCGCCGAGCTCGAGTCTTATGATGAATGGATGGACAAGGATGAGTCAGAAAAACTATCTTTGGCAGAAGACCAAGATCACGAATTGATTTTAGAGCTGAATGAAGATCAGGTACAAACACAAATAGAAGACTGCTTAGAAAAGGCTGTTTCCTCTTTTTAA
- a CDS encoding FAD-binding protein, with protein MGRWNERPGVHTPWQAINKMLDAEERFEKEGKEWSGYLFAPKNISKLSALLYLLKELHIHYGFHNQGEAFNYDWQALVSARAFSHLLFLQDGCIEIGAGYPFSMLSSSLNAQGYEIGWEEWTSGKQQVIGEALLKGESQGLILNQEQLPDRILAVELVTREGSLLKWGKGLRASQAGPSLPPLIWGMENLPAALISATLKADLLPPVRLCLSWTFSNYQELWNCFHVLKSFTTTWERLDCLLPGNTEEKGFVLAQISGIEEEMQAFKLCCPLIQGVEWVNKAPLFKKFFHQRGYSFHAAEGKSPLEILQEGHYYWYHGLTDQGWVIGSDLRKDSLHSFSIPLWKERLWSCLVT; from the coding sequence ATGGGCAGATGGAATGAAAGGCCCGGGGTTCATACGCCTTGGCAAGCGATCAATAAAATGCTAGATGCAGAAGAGCGCTTTGAAAAAGAGGGCAAGGAGTGGAGCGGCTATCTTTTCGCTCCAAAAAATATTTCCAAGCTATCTGCTTTGCTTTATTTGCTCAAAGAACTGCACATTCATTATGGATTTCACAATCAAGGCGAAGCTTTCAATTATGATTGGCAGGCTCTTGTTTCTGCCCGGGCATTTTCTCACCTCCTTTTCCTTCAAGATGGCTGTATAGAAATTGGAGCAGGCTATCCTTTTTCCATGCTATCTAGCAGCCTCAATGCGCAAGGATACGAGATCGGTTGGGAAGAATGGACAAGCGGCAAGCAGCAAGTGATCGGAGAAGCTCTATTGAAAGGGGAAAGCCAAGGATTGATTTTAAACCAAGAACAGTTGCCGGATCGCATTCTTGCCGTTGAGCTTGTCACACGTGAAGGGAGCTTACTAAAATGGGGAAAAGGGCTGCGAGCTAGCCAAGCAGGACCTTCTTTGCCACCTCTGATTTGGGGAATGGAAAATTTGCCGGCTGCTTTAATTAGTGCGACGCTGAAAGCCGATTTATTGCCTCCTGTGCGGCTATGCCTGAGTTGGACTTTCTCTAACTACCAAGAGTTATGGAATTGCTTTCATGTGCTTAAATCTTTCACAACGACATGGGAACGTTTAGATTGCTTATTACCAGGAAATACGGAAGAAAAAGGATTTGTCCTTGCCCAAATTTCTGGAATAGAAGAAGAAATGCAAGCATTCAAGTTGTGCTGTCCTTTGATTCAAGGGGTGGAATGGGTGAATAAAGCTCCTTTGTTTAAAAAGTTTTTTCATCAAAGGGGATACAGTTTCCATGCTGCCGAAGGTAAATCGCCGCTTGAAATCCTTCAAGAAGGCCATTACTATTGGTATCATGGCCTGACAGATCAAGGCTGGGTCATAGGCTCCGACTTAAGAAAAGATTCTCTACATAGCTTTTCGATTCCTCTATGGAAAGAGCGTTTATGGTCTTGCTTGGTCACCTGA